The Prosthecobacter vanneervenii genome has a segment encoding these proteins:
- a CDS encoding MFS transporter codes for MTDTKSNNNNGAVAALVAAFLGWLFDGFEMGLFPLIGKPALQDLLPKATAVVQGQWFTVIISVFLVGAASGGVLFGWLGDKLGRVKAMTLAIFTYAIFSGLCAFVTEAWHFAALRFIASLGMGGEWALGVALVNEIWGGKNRAWIAGMIGAASNIGFLLTGLISLQLNASLEIVTGWIHAMGLSPENTDYLLHNRAWRFIAVSSALPALINFFILVFVPESHKWEEEKKAGSTSHWATMDLLGVLIACLAAIGIIYVWSPMCSQGNLVAGVVTLVGLAIALWGYLHPVRQYMARSVAAGSTQAAERSTIMSNLLIGAGLAAVALLGTWGSAQQAARWASGLAPQGSKIPIIDYIVIATALGAILVTLITPLIADKLGRRVTYTLLCATALASALAFFQFNKPFTGDSAPQSLIITAFLLGGITASFYGFFPLYFPELFPTSVRATGQGFCFNFGRLIAAVGALQLGNLTTFFGGASGGTHAEAHAFSVLSCIYLVGMVLVWFAPETKGKSLQ; via the coding sequence ATGACCGACACCAAATCCAACAACAACAACGGGGCCGTGGCCGCCCTGGTCGCAGCATTCCTAGGCTGGCTCTTCGACGGCTTTGAAATGGGATTGTTCCCGCTGATCGGCAAGCCCGCACTGCAGGACCTGCTGCCCAAGGCGACGGCGGTGGTGCAGGGTCAGTGGTTCACGGTCATCATCTCCGTCTTCCTGGTGGGTGCGGCGTCCGGCGGCGTGCTGTTTGGCTGGCTGGGAGACAAGCTGGGCCGCGTAAAGGCCATGACACTGGCCATCTTCACTTATGCCATCTTCAGCGGCCTGTGCGCGTTTGTCACGGAGGCCTGGCACTTTGCCGCTCTGCGCTTCATTGCCTCTCTCGGCATGGGCGGCGAGTGGGCGCTGGGCGTGGCGCTGGTGAATGAAATCTGGGGCGGCAAAAACCGTGCGTGGATCGCCGGCATGATCGGAGCTGCTTCCAACATTGGTTTCCTGCTCACCGGCCTTATCAGCCTGCAGCTCAATGCCAGCCTGGAGATCGTCACCGGCTGGATTCACGCCATGGGCCTGTCTCCTGAAAACACCGACTATCTGCTGCACAACCGTGCCTGGCGCTTCATCGCCGTCAGCAGCGCACTGCCTGCACTGATCAATTTCTTCATCTTGGTCTTCGTGCCCGAGTCCCACAAGTGGGAGGAGGAAAAGAAGGCTGGAAGCACCTCGCACTGGGCCACGATGGATCTTCTGGGCGTGCTCATCGCCTGCCTGGCTGCCATCGGCATCATCTACGTGTGGTCGCCAATGTGCTCACAGGGAAACCTCGTCGCTGGTGTGGTGACACTGGTGGGTCTGGCCATCGCGCTGTGGGGCTATCTGCATCCGGTGCGTCAGTACATGGCACGCTCCGTGGCTGCTGGCAGCACGCAGGCGGCAGAGCGCAGCACGATTATGAGCAATCTGCTGATCGGCGCCGGACTGGCCGCCGTGGCGCTGCTCGGCACCTGGGGCTCTGCTCAGCAGGCCGCCCGCTGGGCCTCCGGCCTGGCACCGCAGGGTTCCAAGATTCCCATCATCGACTACATCGTCATCGCTACGGCGCTGGGCGCCATTCTCGTGACCCTGATCACCCCGCTGATCGCTGACAAGCTGGGCCGCCGCGTGACCTACACGCTGCTGTGCGCCACTGCGCTGGCCTCGGCGCTGGCCTTCTTCCAGTTCAACAAGCCCTTCACCGGAGACAGTGCACCGCAGTCCCTGATCATCACCGCCTTCCTGCTGGGCGGCATCACGGCCTCGTTCTACGGCTTCTTCCCGCTCTACTTCCCCGAGCTCTTCCCCACCAGCGTGCGCGCTACGGGCCAGGGCTTCTGCTTCAACTTCGGCCGCCTCATCGCCGCCGTGGGTGCGCTGCAGCTGGGAAATCTGACCACCTTCTTCGGTGGTGCCTCAGGCGGCACTCATGCTGAAGCACATGCCTTCTCCGTGCTGTCCTGCATCTACCTCGTGGGCATGGTGCTGGTATGGTTCGCGCCAGAAACAAAAGGCAAATCTCTGCAATAA
- a CDS encoding MarR family transcriptional regulator, with protein sequence MINGTKSPAKDHAKLADFILFSQREFLLNLSRELNRDNISFAQFFLLSYLATSKELTMTDIARKMGHSTAAATGLVDRLEKLGLMERTHAVDDRRKVLVRITSRGIELVTRLRDELQNQIADAMSETSSADAGSFMDSYRALDTAAAR encoded by the coding sequence ATGATCAACGGAACCAAAAGCCCAGCCAAAGACCACGCCAAACTGGCAGATTTCATTCTGTTCAGTCAGCGTGAGTTCCTGCTGAATCTCTCCCGGGAGCTGAACCGAGATAACATCTCCTTCGCTCAGTTTTTCCTGCTCAGCTATCTTGCCACTTCCAAGGAGCTGACCATGACAGACATCGCACGCAAGATGGGCCACTCCACCGCTGCCGCCACCGGATTGGTGGACCGCCTGGAAAAGCTCGGCCTCATGGAGCGCACCCACGCGGTGGATGACCGCCGCAAGGTGCTCGTGCGCATCACCTCCCGTGGGATCGAGCTGGTGACCCGCCTGCGCGATGAGTTGCAGAACCAGATCGCAGATGCCATGAGCGAAACATCTTCTGCGGACGCTGGCAGCTTCATGGACTCCTACCGCGCGCTGGACACCGCAGCGGCTCGTTAA
- a CDS encoding polyphenol oxidase family protein, with the protein MSDNQLWMTFPTLAAVPGFTHRFTLRHPDIAVDEERAVVVARLWEWHRAQAEEMGFSGSALCIAEQVHGKEVAVLTEPTSSAIAGTDGIVSNTPGLVIGIYVADCCAVYLVDPRTGAFGIVHSGKKGSEMGITTQAIEKMQQHFGSDPADVHVQLSPCIRPPAYEIDFAAQIRQQARDAGVPEAQIHDTGLCTSLDLHRFYSYRMEKGRTGRMLALLGRTA; encoded by the coding sequence ATGAGTGACAATCAACTTTGGATGACCTTTCCCACGCTGGCGGCTGTGCCGGGCTTTACGCACCGCTTTACGCTGCGACATCCCGACATTGCTGTGGATGAAGAGCGTGCCGTGGTGGTGGCCCGGCTGTGGGAGTGGCATCGTGCGCAGGCTGAGGAAATGGGCTTTTCAGGCTCAGCGCTTTGCATTGCCGAGCAGGTGCATGGCAAGGAAGTCGCGGTGCTGACCGAGCCCACGAGCAGCGCCATCGCAGGCACCGATGGCATCGTTTCCAATACCCCCGGCCTGGTGATCGGCATCTATGTGGCAGACTGCTGCGCGGTGTATCTGGTCGATCCGCGCACCGGCGCCTTTGGCATTGTGCATTCCGGCAAAAAGGGCTCAGAAATGGGCATCACGACGCAGGCGATCGAAAAGATGCAGCAGCACTTTGGCAGCGATCCCGCCGATGTGCATGTGCAGCTCAGCCCCTGCATACGTCCACCGGCGTATGAAATCGACTTTGCCGCACAGATCCGACAGCAGGCGCGGGATGCCGGAGTGCCAGAGGCGCAGATCCACGACACCGGCCTGTGCACGTCTTTGGATTTGCACCGGTTTTATTCCTACCGCATGGAGAAAGGCCGCACCGGGCGCATGCTGGCGCTGCTGGGGCGCACCGCCTGA
- the ispE gene encoding 4-(cytidine 5'-diphospho)-2-C-methyl-D-erythritol kinase, whose amino-acid sequence MTFHSPAKINLWLRILGKRPDGFHEVQTRLCRLALGDTVEIEMRGAGTDVSLSCSDPTVPLDESNLAMKALRAFEKCTGKQSSWRIHLEKKIPAGAGLGGGSSNAATVLKGANELAGRPLSLEKLIELGGQIGSDVPCFILDQPAADGAGRGEQVTPVDFPWQLPLVLIKPPFPIPTPWAYKRWAESKELPGVLYAPQICPWGAMSNDLERPVYEKYVLLPTLKTWLLEQPEVHAALMSGSGSTMFAITETHAQAAEIAAKAREFCGETAWVQATQTGA is encoded by the coding sequence ATGACCTTTCATTCTCCTGCCAAAATCAACCTGTGGCTGCGCATTCTGGGCAAACGCCCGGATGGATTTCATGAGGTGCAGACGCGGCTGTGCCGCCTAGCGCTGGGCGACACGGTGGAGATTGAGATGCGCGGTGCGGGCACGGACGTGTCCCTGAGCTGCTCAGATCCCACGGTGCCGCTGGATGAGTCCAACTTGGCCATGAAAGCTCTGCGTGCGTTTGAAAAATGCACCGGCAAGCAATCCTCCTGGCGCATTCATCTGGAGAAAAAAATTCCCGCTGGCGCAGGCCTGGGTGGCGGCAGCAGCAATGCGGCCACGGTGCTCAAGGGAGCCAACGAACTGGCAGGCAGGCCGCTCTCGCTGGAGAAACTGATCGAGCTCGGTGGGCAGATCGGCTCCGATGTGCCCTGTTTCATTCTCGATCAACCAGCCGCCGATGGCGCTGGCCGTGGCGAACAGGTGACGCCAGTGGACTTCCCCTGGCAGCTGCCGCTGGTGCTGATCAAGCCCCCCTTCCCCATCCCGACGCCCTGGGCCTACAAGCGCTGGGCCGAGTCCAAGGAACTGCCCGGCGTGCTCTACGCGCCGCAAATCTGTCCGTGGGGGGCGATGTCGAATGACCTGGAGCGGCCGGTGTATGAGAAGTATGTGCTGCTGCCCACGCTGAAGACCTGGCTGCTGGAGCAGCCGGAGGTGCATGCGGCGCTGATGTCCGGCTCCGGCAGCACCATGTTTGCCATCACCGAAACACATGCGCAGGCCGCCGAGATCGCCGCCAAAGCACGCGAATTTTGTGGAGAGACAGCATGGGTACAGGCGACGCAGACGGGTGCCTGA
- a CDS encoding HesA/MoeB/ThiF family protein codes for MPELPELTTSERALYEWQMWVPGMGEEGQKKLKAASVLVSRVGGLGGLVALELAAAGVGKLVLAHGGDLQPSDLNRQLLQTHDHIGKPRMENIVRRLRDLNPHCDIVGVAENVSESNADALVAQADIVVDAAPMFQERLALNAAAVRARKPMVECAMHTLEASVTTFVPGRTGCLACYVPEVPPTWKRQFPVFGAVSGTAACIGAMEVIKLITGIGETLCGTLLSMDLGSLQFRKVRLPKHDDCAVCGG; via the coding sequence ATGCCTGAACTCCCCGAGCTTACCACCAGCGAACGAGCCCTTTACGAATGGCAGATGTGGGTGCCTGGGATGGGCGAGGAAGGACAGAAAAAACTCAAGGCCGCCTCCGTGCTGGTCTCCCGTGTAGGCGGGCTGGGCGGTCTGGTGGCGCTGGAGCTGGCGGCGGCGGGCGTCGGAAAGCTGGTGCTGGCCCATGGCGGCGATCTGCAGCCCTCCGACCTCAACCGTCAGCTGCTGCAAACGCATGACCACATCGGCAAGCCGCGCATGGAAAACATCGTGCGACGTCTGCGCGATCTCAATCCGCACTGCGATATCGTAGGCGTGGCGGAGAATGTTTCCGAAAGTAACGCAGATGCCCTAGTGGCGCAGGCAGACATCGTAGTGGATGCCGCGCCGATGTTTCAGGAGCGCCTGGCGCTGAACGCCGCCGCCGTGCGTGCACGGAAGCCGATGGTGGAATGCGCCATGCACACGCTGGAGGCCAGCGTGACGACCTTTGTCCCCGGCCGGACCGGCTGCCTGGCCTGCTATGTGCCGGAGGTGCCTCCCACTTGGAAGCGGCAGTTTCCGGTGTTTGGAGCGGTGTCGGGAACCGCCGCGTGCATCGGGGCCATGGAGGTGATCAAGCTGATCACCGGCATCGGCGAGACGCTCTGCGGCACTTTGCTTTCGATGGATCTGGGCAGCCTGCAATTTCGCAAAGTCAGACTGCCCAAACACGATGATTGCGCCGTGTGCGGCGGATGA
- a CDS encoding Dabb family protein, which yields MKAALFALAILLSAMTTLATAADAPYRHVVFFKFKDSASPAEVQGIENAFIELAKKVNTVTGFEWGTNVSPEGLNDGFTHCFLVTFKDKAGLEVYLPHPEHAAFVSKLKPLLDKACVLDFVAK from the coding sequence ATGAAAGCCGCTCTCTTTGCTCTCGCCATTCTCCTTTCCGCCATGACCACCCTCGCCACCGCCGCAGACGCTCCCTACCGCCACGTTGTTTTCTTCAAGTTCAAGGACAGCGCCTCTCCGGCGGAAGTTCAGGGCATCGAAAACGCCTTCATCGAACTGGCCAAGAAGGTCAACACTGTCACCGGCTTCGAGTGGGGCACCAATGTCAGCCCTGAGGGGCTCAATGACGGCTTCACTCACTGCTTCCTCGTCACCTTCAAGGACAAGGCTGGTCTGGAGGTCTATCTTCCACATCCTGAGCACGCTGCCTTCGTCTCCAAGCTCAAGCCCCTCCTCGACAAGGCTTGCGTCTTGGACTTCGTGGCCAAGTGA
- a CDS encoding glucose-6-phosphate isomerase encodes MSHWDRFQKHFVRYSNLGFSIDISRMAFEDDLLTKMAGRIEAAYKDMVALEGGAIANPDEKRMVGHYWLRNSQLAPSAELKQEIDETLTATLDYAADIHAGKVLAANGKKFTRVLVVGIGGSALGPQLVANAITPATPPMEISFLDNTDPDGIDRVMAQIGDELATTITIVISKSGGTKETRNGMLEAERAYKAAGLDFAKHAVAVTGVGSELDKHATAQGWLKRFPMWDWVGGRTSLMSAVGTLAAALQGVDVRQFLAGAAAMDVETRQRPAVENASMLLALMWYHAGKGQGLKDMVVLPYKDRLVLFSKYLQQLVMESLGKEHDLDGKVVNQGIAVYGNKGSTDQHAYVQQLRDGVNNFFVTFIEVGKARDAAAFEVEPGFTSGDYLQGFLRGTRKALAEKGRESITLSIPELNAFNLGLLIGLFERAVSFYASLVNINAYHQPGVEAGKKAATEFLNQLAQVRGALTATGRTAAEVAGKLGIDAEDAFHMLTHLAANGQARVVSLGAGPAGDQFAAV; translated from the coding sequence ATGAGCCACTGGGACCGCTTTCAAAAACACTTCGTTCGCTACTCCAACCTGGGATTCTCCATCGACATCAGCCGCATGGCTTTTGAGGATGATCTCCTGACCAAAATGGCTGGGCGTATCGAGGCCGCCTACAAGGACATGGTGGCCTTGGAGGGCGGTGCGATCGCCAATCCGGATGAGAAGCGCATGGTGGGCCACTACTGGCTGCGCAACTCCCAGCTGGCCCCATCTGCGGAGCTGAAGCAGGAGATCGACGAAACGCTGACCGCCACCCTGGACTACGCGGCAGATATTCACGCAGGCAAGGTGCTGGCGGCCAATGGCAAGAAATTTACCCGTGTGCTCGTCGTGGGCATCGGCGGCTCGGCACTGGGCCCCCAGCTGGTGGCCAATGCCATCACCCCGGCGACACCGCCGATGGAGATCTCATTCCTCGACAACACGGATCCGGACGGCATCGACCGAGTGATGGCCCAAATCGGTGATGAGCTGGCGACGACGATTACGATCGTCATCTCGAAATCCGGCGGCACCAAGGAAACCCGCAATGGCATGCTGGAGGCCGAGAGGGCCTACAAGGCCGCTGGGCTGGACTTTGCCAAGCATGCTGTGGCTGTGACCGGCGTGGGCAGCGAGCTGGACAAGCACGCCACCGCGCAGGGCTGGCTGAAGCGCTTCCCCATGTGGGACTGGGTGGGCGGACGCACGAGCCTGATGAGCGCCGTGGGCACGCTGGCCGCCGCGCTGCAGGGAGTGGATGTGCGCCAGTTCCTGGCCGGAGCGGCCGCGATGGACGTGGAAACCCGCCAGCGCCCCGCTGTGGAGAATGCCTCCATGCTGCTGGCTCTGATGTGGTACCACGCTGGCAAAGGCCAGGGACTCAAGGACATGGTCGTCCTACCCTACAAGGACAGGCTGGTGCTCTTCAGCAAGTATCTGCAGCAGCTCGTCATGGAGAGCCTGGGCAAGGAGCACGATCTGGACGGCAAGGTGGTGAATCAGGGCATCGCCGTCTATGGCAACAAAGGCAGCACCGACCAGCACGCCTACGTGCAGCAGCTGCGTGACGGGGTGAACAATTTCTTTGTGACCTTCATCGAAGTGGGCAAGGCACGCGACGCCGCTGCCTTTGAAGTGGAGCCTGGATTCACCAGCGGTGACTACCTGCAGGGCTTCCTGCGTGGCACGCGCAAGGCGCTGGCCGAGAAGGGCCGTGAGTCCATCACCCTCAGCATTCCGGAGCTGAATGCCTTCAATCTGGGCCTTCTCATCGGCCTCTTTGAGCGTGCAGTCAGCTTTTACGCCAGCCTTGTGAACATCAATGCCTACCACCAGCCCGGCGTGGAGGCCGGTAAGAAAGCGGCTACGGAGTTTCTGAATCAGCTGGCCCAGGTGCGCGGCGCTCTCACGGCCACGGGCCGTACGGCTGCGGAAGTGGCTGGAAAGCTTGGGATCGATGCCGAGGATGCCTTCCACATGCTGACTCATCTGGCAGCGAACGGTCAGGCGCGGGTGGTCTCCCTGGGCGCAGGCCCGGCAGGGGATCAATTCGCAGCTGTGTGA
- a CDS encoding RDD family protein yields the protein MKYHLARGEERLGIFSDLEVSAGLRSGKFLPTDLCWTEGMAEWLPLKEHLQELNLPPETAAPQPPPIPTIRVEVRVREEMATRGQRLVARIIDWIAIMVPLLIMFSVVIDENLVKEVQAHPNDQKMLVEQLQKRVEQLQTAQDPTILTTSWIILLLMMVNFVMLGLRGQTLGKFLIGIQIVRAADGSRAGFLKAVVLREVVFFVIGSIQYIGPVLSLGNVLMIFREDRRCLHDLVAETVVTARRR from the coding sequence ATGAAATACCATCTGGCACGCGGTGAGGAACGGCTCGGCATCTTCAGTGATCTGGAGGTGAGCGCCGGACTGCGAAGTGGAAAGTTCCTCCCCACCGACCTCTGCTGGACCGAGGGCATGGCCGAGTGGCTGCCGCTCAAAGAGCACCTGCAGGAGCTGAATCTGCCACCTGAGACTGCGGCTCCCCAGCCGCCACCCATCCCCACCATTCGCGTGGAGGTGCGTGTGCGTGAGGAAATGGCCACGCGCGGCCAGAGACTCGTGGCCAGGATCATCGACTGGATCGCCATCATGGTGCCCCTGCTGATCATGTTCTCCGTCGTGATCGATGAGAACTTGGTCAAGGAAGTGCAGGCGCACCCCAATGACCAGAAGATGCTTGTGGAGCAGCTGCAAAAGCGCGTCGAGCAGCTTCAGACCGCCCAGGACCCCACCATTCTGACCACCAGCTGGATTATCCTCCTCCTCATGATGGTAAACTTTGTCATGCTTGGACTGCGTGGGCAGACATTGGGCAAGTTCCTGATCGGCATTCAGATCGTCCGTGCTGCGGACGGCTCACGCGCTGGTTTCCTCAAGGCTGTGGTGCTGCGGGAGGTGGTCTTCTTTGTCATCGGCAGCATCCAGTACATCGGGCCGGTGCTGTCACTCGGCAATGTACTGATGATCTTCCGCGAAGACCGTCGCTGCCTGCACGATCTCGTGGCTGAGACGGTTGTCACCGCCCGCAGGCGTTGA